TAAGTGGTGAATATTATTGCTTGATCCTATCTACCTGTGAAACAATTACTTCACAATGAGAAGGGATATGAAAATTATAGATATTACTCCTATGCAAGATCAGTTTCTATGAGAATAAAATGGTGTTTGCCTTGACATACTCTAATATAGATAGAGTATAACACTTGCATTATCCGATATGGGCTCAGTTGTCAAGAGGTTATATAATTCAGATTACCACTTATTATATAGTACTGCATGCAACATTTCGAATTTCAGTAGTCACAATCCaattaaatttatctttttccCGCAAACTATATTTCctatgaaaaaaatgaactcTCTGTGGAAAATGCAGATAAGAGATTGAAAAGGAGCATGTATGTATGAGGAGACATGCAGTAGTAgaggtggggggtgggggttcAAACCTCAAAAAATATACTACTCCAGTAGTGACTGTTTTAGCTCCAAAATAACGGCCGCATTATAGTGGGGGCAGATactttttgctgaaattttctCAAAGCTCATGATTTTGCTATTGCAGTTTACGATgagcaaaaaaagaagaagagaaaatgatgATCATTGGAAAATCTTTTATAAAGTGTACTATTTGGATTGGAAGACTGTCACTGACTGCCTTTTTTGCTCTATAGCCCCATTAGACTAATTAGGATTTCAGAGCTAGGGCACCGCCCCCCTCTCCCCTTGGTATATCTGTCCCCTATAAAAATCCTTCAACATCACTGTTCCCACGCGCCCTTCATTGTCTAAAATactttactccctccgtttcacaaagaatggtcTAATATaacttgacacggagtttaagaaaataaacaaaacttttgaatcttgtggttctaaactaaagttatgtcaaatgtataaaattgtccttcaatcttgtggtcttaaacatgccacttggaaagctgaaattaaaatgttaccaaaaaaagaagggAGTACTATATTTTATCGATTACTATTTGACGTAAAGTAAAAAGAAGACTTGTGAATTTTATGGtattaattaaagatatgttGATCCACGTTAAAaagaaagagacattctttttaaaatagattaaaaagaaaaaatataagacaaacaaattaaaattgaggGAGAGTAAATCTTTAGGGCTAAAAGTATACTTCTTATTTTCATAAAGTTCTTATTTggttaaaacttaaaacacataAGTTGAACTGGATAATGGAGAGGGTACAGGATATTACTATGTAGGAATTGTCTAATTTAATGATTTAGATACTCTTATCCATATTCTATTGTGTAATTTAATTAATGAGGCTGCGAAAGGTTGAGACTATACAAGTTTAGGATTCCCTTAGATGTTATGGAGGACGCGCTACATTTATGCATTTTACCTTTGGCCAATAGGCTGTCAACGAAAATAAGTTtcataaatgacattttatattaattgtattttgtttttaatatatcTAATCTTCATCCCTCTATCTGTCATCTCCACCACACCACTTTTCTACTCGCGCTCCATCTCCTATAGTATTTGTTTAGAttgtgtattaaaaaaaatttaaataatattttttatttatatatcgaacacataaaaataaataagggactcacatattttgaaaaacattttccaaccCGCCGAACACACCCTATATTTCAAACCAAATGATCCCTTTAAGTACTTCTTGTATCTTATAAAAATATTGCTTCGTGTCCATTCTtaaattaaggacaaaaaaataatcagaatttaagaagttttaaatatagaaatagtgtttatctttattattttatagaatagaatgtaaaattttgtccaaaaaaatGGAATGCAATGAAACGTATAAAGTAGTACGAATTGTCCAATTGGTAAACATCATGCCAAATCTTTTAGGAAAGGGAAAGCAGGCAAGGCAACTTATTGGTAAGATAAAGTTTGGAAAAGTCATTTCAAAGTCTCTTGTGTCCTCTAAATCTCCATCTTAAACACAATCCGAATTCATGTCATTCAGATAATATTTCTGTATGAACATGTGGTCTGGTAAACAGGCCGTTCTGACGAGACGTGTGGTTCAGATGATAAACACTTTTCACCTTCAACTATGAGGTTGTGAAGATTATTAGGGAGCGATTAAAAAAAACAGGCTCTTCAAATCTACTAAACCGGTTGAAGTACCTAAAGTGATGGTCAAGTTGGAGAGATGTCCTAATATACATCTTTCCAGTTAACGTAATTTGTACAAGGTAGCGGTCTATGCCAAATCTCTATCACTATAAGGTGATATTAATTAAACTAGAAAAAGTTATAATGGGAAAAAATGTCCACTTTGAAGTGCAATAGTCATCATCCAAGAGACCAAGACCATGATCAAACCCTAACTATAGATTGtttgcaataaattttaaagtgatagaaaataaattgcaatcacaaaaaaatatgacaaaacataattttattcatcaagattgcgGGTACAATattgttcctcccttgattctgcTCTCCttagatttatccatgattcgagggccgttagtagcgtatttctcgaactaggatgatttagatttgacctctatatgaatattccatgacttttgtggaatatttCGAGATCTTGATCTCTTTATggaatttttgaaatgttttttcagggaatttagtaccctttatataggcatgaactagggtttagggttgagtagctttcaagaattctaattgaaactgaacactccttctagagtcccaattcaaattgaacacgtcttgtagtgtcccacaaaatttcaatgtctacctAGACTACTAACTACTACACACATATTATTTCctccattcatttttacttgtcatatttcACTTTACAAGATTCAATTTGCCTAATCTTCGTAACtaaattgaattagaataatcattattttaaatttgaaaagaaaaaaaatacacatttttaaatgtttgtcaatatgaattttgaaaaatgaaatgtgtGTGAAAGGAGAGGGTATAAGAATAAAAATGCTGAAGTTATTTCAGAAAGGAACACCATAATATATCTGTTATTCCACGTGAAAGAGATGTAAAACAGAAATGCTCAAGGCACGCATGAGACGATAATTAAATTCAATGATATAGACACTTTGTTGACCAAAATTCTAAGAGCAATAAAGACAATTCTATAAGTTACATGTTATATGTGGTAAGTGGTAACCAATatattactactatatatatatattcttcttatgatatttatattgaatGATTTAATTATCCTCTATCATTAAAATTATTCTCCAAGATTTTCTTCAACGTTAGATTCATTCTGTCCTATTCTACTCTTCCTCTTTAAAATCATGTATACAATTATTGGTATTTACTTATTAGTGTTGAAACTACCCGTAATTAGGGTAATTATTAGTAAGTAGCTAGGAATTAGGATACATATATTCCCAAACATTTCTCTCCCTGACCGAACAAAATTAACATTCATACCCTAACGGTATAAATAATTTCTACACTATTATGTTATGATAgcttttaactttattttctaGGTTACCATATTAAGTATTAACATATACAATTACATGATGTTGTAAATGTagtaaaagagtaaaaaaaattcaataagaaaattcaaaatataaaaagtaaataatgaaaaagcGAATGAAATTCCGCCCCTAGTCATAAcctttatgatttttttaaaaaaatattatgagagCACAATGTTAAATTCTTCCATTATTAATCATCTTGAATTCACAATCTCAATTAATGTTTTGGCTTAGAAACCCATGGCATGTTGGTTGTATATTACCGTAGGTGTAGGTACAAACAGTACAATATTTGCTTCGTACTGTCTGCTAGTGATTACACTGACTAGTGCCTATCAAAACTAAAATTCCTCCACCCATAGTAACTTAAAATTGCAAGTTGCTACCGAGAACATGGAATCACATAATTTTATGTGACACTGTTTGACtggacataaaatttaaaaataaaaaaaccgtATAAACTGAGACAGAAAGAGTAATAAACTTTTCCATACTTTAATTAACAATATTAGTACAACTTAGATTAAGATTAATTAACATTACCATATGGTCCAATATCTTGGCACCACCAAATTAGTTTAGTACTTACTACTAACATAAGATAGActaaaattaaaccaaataTATAACTCCCTCCATAATTTAGGGGTAATTAGGGGAAAGAGTTGAGAGTGAGTTCAAGAGCAGCCAAGTTGTTATTATCAGAATGGTACCATCCTCCTCCAGAAGATTCATGATGTTTGATGCAGAAATTTGAGAACATGTTCTCTTCATGCATGGGGAAAAGTGACAGAGTTTCTAAAGCAGAGTTACCCCTTTggtaattttcttcttcttgctctTCATCTAGGGTTTCTTCATAATGTTTGTTGTTACTTTTTTCAAGAAAAGGGTAAGTTGCTGGAGAAGTAGTACTCATATTGTTGTAAGGTTCAACACCAACCcatgtgaaattttgatgatTCATTGAACTACCACCTGGTGGTGATATTGAACACTCCTGTTTCAAACATTCATTAACAACAATTAGAAATTTAGGGTTCAATTTCAAAcatcttgtttattttttctagttcaaattttgtatagaaTAAGGAAAATTTGACATATGACAAGTTGAGTATTTGTTCTCATATTTTTCTGGTGAAGAAAAGGGTATTTAGTTCTTTATAGAAGGAACTCGTAAGTTTGGGGAAAATGATGTTTTGATAATAGGACtatatatatccttttttttcttcatttcatgTGTACAATAACAAAACTTGGTGAGAAATAAAAGGAGTAAACATAAGCAACAAAGACTGTTTAACTCAAGAATATTGGTGGATTGTCATTATATATAGCTTGAAAATGGttcaaaatgttatttttttaggGGATGGGGAGTTTAACAAACACCAAACTTACCCTAAAGCTCTTCTCCATAGCCAAAGTTCCATAACCATAGTTTCCAGTCTGTCCCACTGCTAATACCCCATGTGAAGACGCTGATGGACACTGAACacctgtatatatatatgaaacacTTATTTTACATACTTGTAaattattaatgtattttaacATGTTGTAGCAGGTAGTCCGCTTTATTTTCCAAGACaatactaaaaagtaaaaaaaattacctgGATTAGTACTAGTGTTGCTGTACTTGTGGTGATCATCAGGAGATCTCCAAAGATGAGGAATCATTTGCATGGGagagatattattattattaatattatcagTGGCAGAGGCAGCAGCAATGAGCCTCTTCTTTTGTCTTTCACGAGCTTTATGGTTCTGAAACCAATAAAACACATTTTTGCCTTCAATCTTACCGTACTGTCTCAACTTAGCAGATATCCTCTGAATTTGTTCAGCAGTTGGAGACCTAACTCCATTGTTGTAGTAAAGATCCTTCAATATTCTTATCTGATCACTTGTTGGTGTCCATCGACTACTACTTTGCCTGCACATGAAactgttgttattatttttgctACTAACACCACCATCTTCTATGTTGTGTTGATAGTTTTGTTGGTGTTCCATCATAAAAGATAGATAGTAGTACTaaaacaacaacacaacaaaaGTGAAGAATGTAGGTAAAAGACTGAAGACTTCAGAGTGAGTTAAGAGAATTATAAAGACATTTTTTTGGAAGTGTTGGGGTGGGGTGTtaaggagggggggggggggataaagagaagaaaatcaagAGGGATATCTGGGAGAGAAGGACTGAAATTGACAGAGCAAAGggtaaaaaggaaataaaaagtATGGGACAAAAGAGGGACTAGATAAAAAAGATGGGATTTCAGAGGAGTTTGCTTGGATGAAAAGGCAAATGATAATATATGTTATGATTATTATAAAGTTTTtggagatatatatatatgggaaaGAAAAAAGTGTGCTTTATGAGAAGacagaaaaaagagagaaagtaATTAGATGTATAGCTTCTT
The Solanum stenotomum isolate F172 chromosome 12, ASM1918654v1, whole genome shotgun sequence DNA segment above includes these coding regions:
- the LOC125848621 gene encoding protein WUSCHEL, with the protein product MMEHQQNYQHNIEDGGVSSKNNNNSFMCRQSSSRWTPTSDQIRILKDLYYNNGVRSPTAEQIQRISAKLRQYGKIEGKNVFYWFQNHKARERQKKRLIAAASATDNINNNNISPMQMIPHLWRSPDDHHKYSNTSTNPGVQCPSASSHGVLAVGQTGNYGYGTLAMEKSFRECSISPPGGSSMNHQNFTWVGVEPYNNMSTTSPATYPFLEKSNNKHYEETLDEEQEEENYQRGNSALETLSLFPMHEENMFSNFCIKHHESSGGGWYHSDNNNLAALELTLNSFP